The Haliotis asinina isolate JCU_RB_2024 chromosome 3, JCU_Hal_asi_v2, whole genome shotgun sequence genome segment tatggcggcggtctgtaaataatcgagtctggaccagacaatccagtgatcaacaacatgggcatcgatctgcgcagttgggaaccgatgacatgtgtcaaccaagtcagcgagcctgaataCCCGATCCCGAtggtcacttcttacgacaagcatagtcgctttttatggcaagcatgggttgatgaagacctattctaccccgggaccttcacgggtccagaaGGAACTGAGACATTTAAGACATAAAAGTCATGTTACAAGGAATTTTCAATATCCCCGTTAAGAAACCCAACTTACCCTTAGAACTAAATTAGGATCCCCGCTCTTCTGTAGAAAAACGAGGTTAACGTCCCTTTGCAAAAAGGAATCGTTAATACAATGTCCGCTTCTCTTTTCATAATATGCCGGCCATTAAGTGGAcattagcattaagatcaattTATCGTCATGTGTTTGTAAAGGAGACGATATATAGTGAAACCTACGAACACTGATACTTGTCTAATCCAGCACACTGTCAAAACCGGCTCAAAAAGTGTGGTCCAGCCAGTTTACAACGCTATTATGGAAACAGTGCTGTAATCCGTCACAAGTCTATGCCGTTTTCCGACCCGACTTTCCTGTCCTAACAAGCAGTTTTAAGTGCAGTTAACACTATCTAAACCGGCATGGCCATGAACAGTCCAATCAAGGACCCATGATGTCAATAACATTGGTTTTATTGACTCGTCAGTCACTTTCTGTGTCATGATGGCTAGACCATCTAAGAAGGCATGTTTAGAATTAACACTTGTTAAACAAATTCTGCTGACTTTGATACTCTTCCTCGGCCCTCTCCAAAAGTTAAATATCAAACTGGCAGGAAAACTGTTTCGAACAATTGGGAAAAGAAAAGCGTGAAGCTTATCGAtacaaatttgaagaaaacCATAATTCACAGACAAAACGGGTGTTGTTGGAAAATTATGGTCACTGTCTAATCCGGCAGCCTGCCTAAACCACTTATTTCGCCCTCGTGGGGTGCCGGTTcagacagctttcactgtaatGTATCTTCCTGAAGGTAGCTGGAGAGTTGACTTACTCTATTCTACTTTGTAGAGTCCGTGTGGGTTGCCTGGGATCATGGCGAGTGCAACCGGTACAGGTATGGCCTAGGCGGACACTTTGACCTGAAGATTGTAGACGACCAACCAAGATCCCCAAGAAGAGACGGACGGATTCAGATCGGAATGCTGGTTGAAAGAGGTACCGTTTAAAGTGTTTTTGTCCATGATACAATAACAGATTATTCTTTTTTCTGGATCAGGACTTAAGTATCAAACGAGGTGTTCACTGGTATTTATTCACTGAGAAAATGTACGACGAATAAACACGACAAATGTCTTCCACATCCATCCATCGATCGTACCTTTTCGACTCACGTGGGTATATGTGCATGAATAACGATGTTACCAGAGTGAATATTCCTTGTCCAGTCAACGATAAACACAGTTGGGGGTAGTCAGTAGTTCCCAAGGAAATGTATGGTGCAAGCCAAACTGGGACATTACTCAAACTTGCACATTCCAAATGTGAACGAGAGCCTTagaattctctctctctctctgccttaACGATGAATTATCGAGCAGCTTCTGATCAGGACTCATATGAGGTTCTTCTAAATGTTGATAAATGGAGCATGCCCCATTGTACCTTAAATTGCTGGAGCCGCAGGACATGATCGTCATAACGGGGACATtaactatactggacaaaataagttaaggatattggtatatttatgattgataatttatcagtgtgtcaatgaataaataggtcattattcataatttcagaaTTTGAATATACacctaactatttttgttcagtatatttgaaaGTTATTCCTCTTATCACTCGTAATAGTGAGATGTAGCTATGACACAGATAAGGCGATCTAATCGCTCTCCCCTATATATCTCAGGTTGGTAAATCAGTGGTAGGGAACGATATCAGACTATCGATGTACTGGACGCTTTACTACATTTCTTAAACCAAACTACTTCGTTTTGAATTTGCCAATGCGAGCAGAAATCCTCTGAAGATATTTAACTTTGTCAACGTTCACCTCTTTTAGTGGGAAATGCTAGTATATCAAAGGGGAAACATTGTTTGACTTTGCAAAACTGCAAGAATAATGTATTTTTGAGAATGTGCATGAGTTAATTCCATTACAAAGTCCCTCCTTGATAGTGCTGATGTCAAAAAATGACTGTTCCATGTCGGACATACCATCAGGCGCAGACTGGCAAAAGACCGACGACGATGGCGGACCCAGCAGCAGCGGGACAGTGATTAGACGACAGTCAGACAGAGTGATGGTGAGATATCCTTTGTCACCAGCAGTATCAACATTCTAAAGGCTCTTAGGACAAAATATATTTGCTCAAAGGCAGGTGTTATTGCTACACAACGAAGACACAGAAACTTTTACCGGCGCGAATGAAATTTTATTACATTGAaaggtaaatgtttcaaggtATGGTAACGATCTAATGTCCATAACAGCAGCGTACCAGACATATGCAGATGAGCCACAACACATGTACATGAGGACTTCAGACTGTCAGTAGAGAGAGTGTTCTCCTTGTGCGCTGATGCAGATCTGGCTCGTTCACTTCACTAAGGTCTCGCATAAGGCTGATGAAGAGTCCTAGGTACTGTCATTCCATATTCGAGGTAGGACTTAGAGTTCCTGCAGTACTGTTTGAGGATTCTCAAATTCTCTCTCCATTTCAACCCAAATGCGTTCATAGTGTTACGAATCGGGAACCAGGGAATCATTTTAACTTTAACTCGACCAATGTTTGGTATGGCGTGATTGTTTTAAAATCTCACACCAGGTGCGATCTTTAGCGAAATCAGTAAAGTGAAAATTTGCAAAATAACCAAACCACACAGCAATTAAAGTTCCCTTCTATCACAATCATACAAATGCCTGATGTAACCGTTACTCCTCGCCCAGTCATCAGTGAAGATAATTGTCCATTGCAAGTGCTGTCTGCTTCACATCGACAGTGTTCTGAACTAAGCACTGTCCGTCGGACTGTGAGTCTAGCTAGCATGCTGGTTGGGACTTTTAAGAAGTGTCTTGTCGTGGGTCGCTACTGGTTGGCGGCACTATGGGGACAGTCCATAACTTGGCTGTCTGGGTTAAAAACGTGGCCTTCCGTGCCAAATGGTGTTCCTATGCATGCTAAGGTACCCGATCGAAGGAAACATGCAAACGTGTGGGATGTAAAATCAATCCCAGAACGGTGAATAGAGGTGCTTTTCTGACTTTTATGAGTCTTACGACTGCACTGGGTGCAAATGTGTCCCGAATATGTCATGCTTCTGAAACATTTCTACCTGTTGGACCACTGCTTGCATGCCTTTCCTTCGACCATTTAAACACGCGTGTTCTaacccaaaataaattcacatgACTACCAAAGAAAACATTCCATGTCACAATAACTTCTGCCTCTGGGTATATGTGAGCAGATGTGGAATGATTCTTGCAATTACATCATTAGTTTACTGTTGCACAAGGTAAAACGTTTGTCTCACTGTATGCAGGTGAAATGGAAAACGGGAAAGATTGGTGTATATAGATACGGACAAGGTGGCAAGTTTGATGTCTGTGTTCGGTGAGTAGTATTTCTGGTTACATATACTCAAATGAACAGTCATAATTTCAGGATTGCACTGGTATGTGTCTGACATTCCTACACTTGTCATTTAATTTGGCAGAGATCCTGTTTCTTGTTTGATggaacaaacaaaaaagcaaaagaGTTTCCAGCATGACCAACAGCCCACTGCACTAACAGGTTAGTGAAAACGTGCACATTTTGTTTAAGATGTTAAAAGAGTTATCCTTCGTTGTATACTGTGAAACTCTCACCAAACAATAGCTACGGGTCAGATCATACTTCCGGGTCACAGAAAATCTCAGAGGAGATAACTGTGACAAATGGCCTTTCAGAATACACGGGGAAACAGGTTTTCATACTTCTGAGGATTAGTTAAATGTTTAGAATAATGCATTTGCATGCACACATTTCCGAGTCACGTGGTAACTTTAATATTCAATACAGCCGGAGTACCGAAGCCTAAAGAGGCAAGTGCCAGATATAAGGAAAGCAGTGTCTGGCAGTGGCTGGATGGAGATGGTGTATGGACGACGTATTCTGAAGAAAATAGTGTCCAACTCAGCAGAGCATATGACAATCAAGAGGGACACTGTGTTATTGAAAAGGACGGTAAAAGGTAGGGAGTTACGCTTAAACCTCTGTTTTTTATTGTGTACCCGAGGTTTGCAGGTTACTACCTTCAGTTGTCATCATTTTTTCTGTCTAATAACGTTTTCTTCTATTGCTAGCGACAGAGAAGGTGCCAATATTGTGATGACCCACTCTGATTGATTATATGTAGATCATATACCATAACCACTATTTTGGATAATGTGGTTATCAATCTGTGcctgttgttgtgttgttttttcggtgtttttcgtttgttttggttttgttttttaacgCTTACTAATGATTCTTTTATGTAGTATCATGGTCAGTCTGTGTCTGTTCGTTTCAGATTCCTGGTTTTATTCCAAAACCTTGTAGAGAAATcactgacagacagatgcaCAAGGAAGGTGCGAAAATGGCCAATTGGTAAGAGAAGATAGTCAATCTTACTGTACATCGAGGAAGTGATATActatagaaattattgaaaataatatCAGTCAGTGAGTTCTATGGTCATTTATTGGTTTAGTTGTTATTAAGATTCGCATTTTCATAAGAGAAAACAATTTACAGAGAGAATAACAATGTTGAAATGATTGTTTTTGTAGGGGTTATATCAACGTTAAAATAGCATATGCAAGTGGGTGGTTCAATGTTGAAATGACATTGAGTTCTGGTTGAATTTGAAAGTTAAGATGCCGTGTGAGGTAATATTTCAAGTCACATTAGTAGTATTTTAGacacatcgtgactaaaacaaagtTTAAATTCACcttaaatacatgtaaagtataAATACCTGTCAGCGAAGAACAGGAAAACCAACTAGAATGTCACACTGTCAGTATTATAGCATCTATCACTAAAACTGGATTTCACATTCGGACAAGACAGTGTAAAAATTGGCTACAGGACTCCAACAACCGAAGTTAGTTCACATCCTAGAGACCACGGGACTTAAACAACATCTGGTTGCTACTTGCATGGAgcttagctggatttacatcacctCTTCAGTTGTTAGGAATTTAGACACATCCaaccatacaataaaaatacagttttgctgcgattaaaaacagtggacaGTTTTAAtgtaatttgaatgttttgggacttacgtaccgttAAAATGCGGATGCTGATTCTAATCGGTGTCACTATCAATATCAATGTCGAGTTGTTGCTATTGAGTGTTGCTATTTTGTTTAATACTGCTTGCGTGATCTATAGCAGTAGGGAAGTTTAAATCTATTACCAAGTATACCCTGAGATATTAGCATTAGAGACACAGTCTAGACTATCGTAGTCTAGACTACGAATTTGCACGTCTTATGTCACTTCTAAGGCAAGGCTTTAGGATtctaccaacaccaacacaaaggTTGTTTTATCTCCCTTGAATCACCTCAGACCTCCATCGAAGAGTCGAATTAGCTGAAGAGATGAAGAAACATTGTTAACGCAAAGGTTTGCTTTATCTCCCTTGAATCACCTCAGACCTCTGTCAAAGAGTCGAATGTAAAGAAGAAACATTTCTAACTCATCAACATAATTATGATGATGAAGTAACTGAGATTATTCAATAAAGTTACTACCAACATTCGTCGTTGTAAAATGAGTGTTCAGCGTGACAGCCAGTCCCTATAGCCTTGtaaacaacacaaaatatacTATCTTGTAGCATGTAATGTAAACGATTCAGTGTAAATTGCATCATTTGTTTAAAGGATGATAGTCCTCACACAGAACGCATCTGCCTGGAGAGATCTATGGTAGATTTACCCGAGATGACCGGGAATGTTCAGTTTCAGTAGTAGGCCTGGCAGTCTCAGTAAATACATATCTTGCATTTGATGTCAATGGTAAATCCTGTGgttacaaaaaatatttcacatatcaTATTTGAACCCGCAAAATTAAACCAAATGTATGTGAATATTTAAAGTCAAcaagatgttttgttttgtattcttgtgtgtgtgtgtgtgtgtgtgtgtgtgtgtgtgtgtgtgtgcgtgcatgtgtgtgcgtatCTTTTCAACCACAGCTTCTATCTTACATTTCAGATTAAAGCGAGAGGCTGCCCATTATAAGCGGGTGACACATGTTCGTTCTCTAGTCGACAGTCCCTGTTGAGTTACCCTTTACGCATACTGGATTACCGTTACACTTGACGAGGACATTGCATAGCGTTGCTTATACGAATCTGACATTCATTTCCTTGATATCCGATGTTCTGGTTTAAATaccagtgaacaatgtgtgAGGAGCGATACTTTCCCCTCGACAGCGATGAACATTACACTCCAACTTATATTTCGAAGGATACTGTCTCACTGTTACTTGCGTGAAGTTGATCATATTTTACCTATAGTATAATTTGCTTTCGTATGTAAGACAGCACAGGCTGTTTGATGCTGCCTTAACCAAAGGAAAGATTTTCTCTGTAAACGCCACATTATTTATGTCAGTGTTCCCTTAAAACTTGTAAATATTCTGAACAATCGATCAGCTCTACCGGAACTTGTTTTGGGGGGTTGTTTTTGCACAGAGCACCGTTTCGATGTAAATTCTTTCACTTTTGTCAAGCTTAAGTGATCACCAGCAAGTGATATGTAGCATACATACTTTATTAGTATGTTATGACAAGCAGCTGATAAACAGGTAAATGATAACTAATGGATCGCCAAGAAAACAGATGTTCCTTATTTTCTTACTATTGTTTTTGATTTGCACACTGGTATCTGCTGTCTGATGATGTAACACACGTGTTGTTAACTGATGCGATGCAAACAGTTTTTAATAAATACCATTGAATTAATCCCATGTGTGAGGCTCGTCGTTTTAGCTTCCTTACAAACTGCAAGCCAGCAAGCGGAACCTGTCCTGTTGGCACTGGTGGGATGGGATAACAAATGAACAGCGGTGACCTTTCTTCCTCACATTAACAGCTGCATCCGTAACACGATATTACACACACCCATTGATCACGACATTTCATCCTTTGATACTAACGGCTTATGGGGAATACTGCACTTTGTAGGACACACTGAATGTTGATTTGTATTGATTCTGACCTGAAAATATCGAAGCAACACACAGAAACAACCGATTTAAGGTGAAATCTATTAATACACTGACTTTCTTCTTTAATTTTTTGTCACATTTATTTACGAGGAGGGTTCAATACGTTTTGCAACTTCGATATAAAAAAGACTTACATGACCAATTTTTTACTTTAATTTTTCAATATAACATCCCTTCATCTCAAGGCacttattccatttttctttAAGGCTTTTGATACCACTTTTGTAGAAGTCTTCAGGTTGCCCCACTAACCAAGCCTCTGTGGCAGCTTTGACATCTTCGTCATCCCGGAATTGCCTTCCATGTAAGACAGATTTCAGGTTCCTGAATACGAAGTAGTCGCTGGGGGTTGGGTCTGGGCTGTAGGCTAGGTGACTTAACTGTTCGAATCCACATTCACGTATTGCAGCCTGAGCTACTCGAGACTTGTGAACTTTGGCATTGTCGTGCAAAAGCAGAATATCACGTGACAACACCACGTGACAACATTCCACGACGTTTCTGACGAATGGATTTTCAGTTCTTGCATTAAGTTGGCATAATATTGACCATTCAATCTAGTTTTGTGTGGCAAGCAATCAGTTGATAATATGCCTTTGGCATCCCAAAAGATACTGGCCATAACCTTGCCGGCAGATGGTTGAGTGCGAAACTTCTATTGAGGTGGAGAACTGGGGTGCTTCCACTGCAACGATTTCAGTTTAGTTTCACGGTCCCAGTGGTGGATCCATGTTTCGTCACCGGTCACCAGACAAGAAAGAAATCTAGCTTCATCTGCATTGTAGAGATCAAGGAGCTCCGTACAACTTTGCGTTCTTTGATGGCGATCTTGAGCGCTGAGGTTTCTGGGTACCCATCTTGCAGACACTTTGCACATTCCAAGATGATCATGAATTATCTTTTCAACACTCCCAACCGTTATCTGGAATTCCAAAGACAGTTCTGACACTTTCACTCGCCGGTCTGCTAAAATTCCCTTTTCTATAGCGGCGATAACTTCAGGTTGGGTGACCTCTGAGGGCCTGTCTGACCGTGGTTCATCGTCTAGCGACTTCCTGCCCTGCTTAAACTGGAGAGACCAGCGACAAACTGTGGAAAAGCTGGGAGCATCCTCACCCATCACAATACACATGCGATTATGTATTTCTGTAGCTTTGCATCCTTCCTTTGTAACGAACTTTTCCATAGCGCGTTGCTCATGTTTAAGGGAATCCATGATTGTGGAGACCCTTGCGGTCAATAGAGCAATTATATCTAAATTATTGTTGTGTCTAGGAATTGTTAATATATGTGTCAACATTATGGTTTGACTAAGGTAACACCTGCTAAGAGCTGACACTGTAGATGTAAACACAAATGGCCAGCTTGCAAAACTTATTGAACGCCCCTCGTATAATCCATACTCCAGGTGCGACTACTAGTAACTAGCTGCAGAATCGACTCGAGCTGCAACGTTATAACACCCTAGTCGTATCAGTTTTGACAAGCTCTCAAACAGTTAAAAGTGACACGAGGGAAATATCAGCTTCTCTGTTTCGTGTGATTTGACCAATTAGTTCTCTCCCTTTGTCTTTTCCCATTCTAGATATAAATGGAATTTATTTGAATCCATTCTCAGTGAAATCAAGAGTGAGAGGGTCTTTTTCTTCCAGTTCCTGTAAAAGGGAATGATAGGCGGTTTTCCTCTTTTCATTTGCAAAAACATTCAGCAATTACCGCCAGCGTCTCCTTGTATTGCTCATAAAAGACGAGATTATCGCGAGATTCCAAGTCGCATCAGCTTTCTTctatgtatactacatgtagATATAACAGGTTCTTTCTACAAGTCGGACCTTATATGACATTAACCCCTATTCGGTCATCGGATAAAACTCTTGAAAGCATTGGTTGTACATGGGAAGAGAaatacatcaataaaataccTTCTCAAAGCAATTTAATTATTGACATTGATATCATTATCATATTCAATAGATGTATTAGTAGAACACAGGATACAATGGAAAGATATGACGTCAAGTTTCTTCCTTAAAATTCACTGTGTGTGCGGATTGTTTAATAGCAGGCTATTCTCTCGTTGACTCTTACTTAtctgaaaacattttgtcacatcgaatatatactgaacatcattgaaaacgcaccacccctaaaattgtggatttctaagagcagaagtgagcaatctatgtaaattttacatatttgtgtagaccaatgtttgataaagaaaagaagcaaaaaacaatcaagcaaaacagtgaagatttaatgcagctgacaatgaaataaagatggggtcaaaatggaaagtcagtagcgtgtatgacccccgttagcagcaacacaagctgtgcaacgtctcctcattgaacggataagtctctgaataaagtcctgaggcactgcattccacttttgctgcaaggcattgtcgagttccccaaggttgttgatctgcggacgacgtgcgaggcgttggccgatgtaatcccacaagtgttcgatgggtgacaaatctggtgacaatgcaggccaatgaagtagaggaatgttgttgttagccagatactgtatcgaaacacgtgcagtgtgggctcgtgcattgtcatgttgaaatgtgtgcagatcttgatgctggtgaaagaagggaacgacgt includes the following:
- the LOC137278927 gene encoding histone-lysine N-methyltransferase SETMAR-like encodes the protein MEKFVTKEGCKATEIHNRMCIVMGEDAPSFSTVCRWSLQFKQGRKSLDDEPRSDRPSEVTQPEVIAAIEKGILADRRVKVSELSLEFQITVGSVEKIIHDHLGMCKVSARWVPRNLSAQDRHQRTQSCTELLDLYNADEARFLSCLVTGDETWIHHWDRETKLKSLQWKHPSSPPQ